TGTTAACACACACATATGCGATTCACAAGCCATCAAAAGATAAATAGTTTCTTGTTTGTATAAGTAATAACACGTATTATTACTATTATTGGAATTATACTATAGACAAAGAAAACTCACAGCTAGATTCAACTTCTGCTAGCACTACCAAAAAATGGTATTGTAGATCATACCATACACTCTTATATCATTCTGATAATGGTGGGGCGATTATTCTTGCGAGCTGAATCATCGAGTTTTTTCCTCTTTGAATCAACTATAAGGAATTTTCAATATACGCTGTGCATATGTTGAACAAAGATAAGAATCAGCCTTCCCCAGGAGTGTCTATAGTAAAAGTTTATCTTTAAGCAGATTATTATTCAAAATGAATTAATGTTTAAAGTTACTCTGCCCAATGGTCGTACTATTGTACCTGCCTTAGTTGTTGTAGATATGCAAAATGGTTTCGTATCAAAGGGAGGATCTTATGATATAATAGGATATAACACAGCCTTATATAGGGAAGTAATTCCAAAAATTAAAGATTCAATAGAATTCTGCAGAAGTATGGGTATTCCTGTCTTTTACACCGAGGCAGTGAAGGAGGAGAGTGGCATAGATATTCTTACAAACGTACATAATATCTTACCAAAATCAAGACAGGAGAGGTTGAAAGTACCTATCTGTGTTAGAGGTACATGGGATGGATTAACAATCGATGAACTAAAACCGGATAAGAAAGATCCTGTAGTTATCAAAAGAAGGGATTCTGCTTTCCAGGATACAGATTTCAGAATTATGCTTCAGAGTCAAAGTATTAATTTTTTGATATTTACTGGGATTGATACTTCTATTTGTGTAGAGACCTCATTAAGGGAAGGATTTAACATAGGTTACGATGTAGCAATAATATCTGATGCTACGGCATCCGGAGATAAGAGACACTACGAAACAACACTAGAAAGGGTAAGAGATTACTATGGAATAGTAATGGATACAGAGAAGTTTAAAGAAGTTATTGGCAAACTGGATAAGATGCGAAAAGGTGAAGCCAAGGCCTTTGTGGGGTCACAAGAAGAAGCGAAAGCCTGGTTAGAGGAATTTAATTTACTAGACCCTAGGGGATTTCCTTCTGAACAAGTTAACCTTTAGAATAGGTTAGTCGTTGTAACACTTCATTTTTGTGCAGTTCATTTTAATATATGAAATTTAGTTTAGTTAAAATCCTCATGTCATACTATTTCTACTACCAAAGTGCCATCTATTCAAGTGTGGGGAATAGTTGTTCTAACGAGATATTAGGCTACGACCAAGAATCATATCGTTTATAATTAGATTGTTTTGATCCTTTACTAAATGATTTTTATGATAATGATTTTTCTATGCAAGTAGCATATCATTTTCATCTAGAGTTAAAGAATTAATTGCAAAACTATAAAAATTATCGAAGGGACAAAAAATTTTGACATAAAAAATTAAAGTTGATGTGAGCGTCTTGATAGCTTCTCTTGTTATTCTATGGTTACATTATCAGCGATAAAAAATGATACCAGTTCGTCATTATTTTCATAACCTATAACCATTTTCCAGGTAGAAAATCCATCATCTAGATTTGGTACTATGAAAAAATCAGTATTAAAAAATTTGAAGTGATCCAAAAACACCCTAGCAAATTCGTTTGAATCAAAACCTATAATATTTCCGTTTTCAACATTCCTGCCAACCAAAAAAATATCTAAATCATCATAATCCTCTCCACCTTCTCTAGAAAATACAAATATTTCACCTGGTTCCAGAACCACATTATTTGGTTGTTGTAGATTGTTATAGTATGCTGTAATATCATTAGTATCGTCATTTTCTATAATTTCATAATCAAAGTCAATCCTGATCTCTTTGTCATTATTTGACAAAGTTACAGTACACGGAGTTTGGCCATTAATCCCAAGGAACTCTGAACTAGTACCATCTATCGTATTACATACTACTTCGTTTTCATTCGAAAAACCAGAAATATTGCCTATTGATTTATTTAATGCGAGACTTTGTAATACATTCCTGTCGACTTGTATTTGCCTTTGATTTTCATTTAAGGGAATAATAGAAACAAGTTTGTTATAGTTATTTGTTGAATCTGAATCATTTACTCCCAAATAAGTTGAATTCGAGTTTATTTTAGATATGTCAAGTTGAGACACGTTAGTGTTAAAACTTGCACGATCATTTGTCTTGATTGTATCGGAGCTGGCCAAAGCGTAGAAATCAGTATAGGGGATCGTTAATGTTAAAAGAATCAAAGATATAGTCAAAATACCTATTTCAAGTAGAGATGGTTTACAATTGCCAATCTTTATTATTGACATATTAATGAATGGTTAGGGTACTACTTATAGTTTTGGCAATAATTCCAAATAACGTGAGTCATTGGGTATTCTAGGTAATCAGTTACAAATGTTTTCTATTCCTAAAATGGATCTTTTAACTAATAATAAACATTCAGGCATTATAACGTCATTTATGTTTGCAAGATCAATTGGAATTTTTAAGTTAAAATTAAAAACTGATTACTCTAAGAGCACTTCTTAAAGATGTAGTAATATTACCAAACCAATGTTTTTGGTAATGTTACCTTTTATATTTTGACATCTGCGATTTGGTCTATATGATAAGAGAAAATTGAATATTGCTAGTGAAAGAATTTATATAATTACTTACAGTTTATGAAGGTGATTTGTTTTCCAAAATCAAAAATTACGTATGAATGACGAATTATTGGAATCTCAGGTTCTTGCAATTGTTTGACAGAACTTAATTAATAATTCTGTTATATATTTAGGCACTAATACAAAAACAATCTCCAATACCAATAATTACCATTAAAATGCAATATTCCTAAATACATGATATCTCAAGCATTTATTTTCAGAAACTTTAAATTTTCGATTTCAATGTGTTACAATAACCTTATCAGTGATGAGATATATAATATCTGAATTATTGATATCTAAGATAGAGAATAATAATGATAAAAAGAATCGTGTTCAGTCAAAACTAATTCTAGTTAAAGAGCTAAATGAAGTACTTTCTATTGAAAATGCAGCAACACTTAGAATAGCTTCCCGAATAGACAAAACTCCAATTCGAGGGTTAAAGCAGGTATTAAGAAGGCATCTTAAAGTAACAAATATTCAAAAGATCAGACTTCGAGATATAATAAGCCAATTTGGAGAAAAACCCACAGATAAAAAGACCGACTTGTTATCATTATTCGTAACTACTAATGTAAACCCAACACACTCTGAAATCAATCTTTCAGAGAATTCAAAAATAGAAGAACAGAAGAAGGATTTAAAACATTCTTTACCAGAGGACTATGAAATCATACAACTTAGACAAGATTTTGCGATAAATCATGGTGAATTAAGGGCGTACGAATCATTGATAGAGAACATGCAAAAGATTGACATTCCAAATAAACAAAAGAATTTGTCTTTACTCGAAAAGAGTATGAAGGAAGAAGAATTGATGGTTTATTGGTACAAAACCCATACACCTTTGATACTTGATAACCTTTGGCCAAAGGTAATTCATTCTACTGTGAGACGTGGTCAAAACTTTCTCCTTAGCCATGTCGGCACAAAGATCCCAATAATAATCATATACGCTGATCTAGTTGGTTCAACGAAGATGAGTATGACCTTACCCATTGATAATCTTGTTTCTATTGTCCGGATTTTTGATTATCATATCTCAAACGTTGTAGATACTTTAGGTGGGTATGTCTTAAAATATGCTGGGGATGCAGTGATCTCTTTTTTTCCAAGTCACATTGATAATCAGAACAAATATTCTGCTTCAGATACAGCAATCGAATCTGGGAAATTAATGATAAAGTCGATCCAAGAGGAAGTGAATTCATTTATGCATAAAATATACAAGTTTCCAGAGCTTTCCGTCAAAATAGGGATAGATGCGGGAGAAAACGCAATTGTTCAGTTCGGATATGATCAACGCTCACCTATTGACATATTAGGATATGGTATGAATGTAGCATCGAAAATAATGTCAATAACAAGTCCAAACAAAGTGTCCATCGGGGAGAATATATATAAATCACTGGATCCTGATTTACAGAACGAATTTCACGAACTAACGATACCTAATGAGCGATGGAAATATGTGAACTATGGTACTAAAAAGCCATACAAATTATACACATCCAATACGTAGAGATGAATTAATGGAAATATTCAATTATATAGGCAAGAGTGAAGCGATTTTTTTTATTATCTGTGATTCCATAAAAATGGGGGGGGGGTCGGACTGATCATTTTGATATCCTAAATAATATACCTAATTGGATTTCAAGATTCTAAAATTGCGATAGTGCTAATATTATGACTCACATACTATTATTCTATATTAACGAGCTTACTAAAGTTGAAGACTCATTATTTTTCCAAATTTAATTTAACTAGGTCATACAAGTGTTGTCTAGAGTTCAAAAAGACAAATTTCAAAACTCAATATTCTATTCTACGTATTGAAATCGTCTACCCCATTTAAATGGTTATAGACCTTTTTGACATTATATTAATAAAATGTATGTAGTTTGGAAAGTGTATTAAATGAATCTTTTTAATGACAAATTTGTTAATGTATTAAACAAAGATGGTGAAGCAAACTATTATGGAATAATAATGACAACATCAGAAGCAAACACATACTATAATTTGTTACTAAAGAATATAAATTGGAAGAACGATGAGGCATTATATCACGGAAGACACATAGTTACAAAGAGAAAAGTTGCTTGGTATGGTGATCAAGGTTTTCTTTACACTTATTCTAATACCACAAAGCAAGCACTACCTTGGACCAATGAGTTAATAGATCTGAAAAGAAAAACAGAATTAATAACAAATTCGCAGTTTAACTCTTGTTTACTTAATTTATATCATGATGGTAATGAGGGAATGACTTGGCATAGCGATGATGAAAAATCCCTGGGAAAAAATACCGTCATAGCCTCTTTAAGTTTTGGCGCGGAAAGAAAGTTTTCATTTAAGCATAGGCGTACAAGACAAACAATCTCACTACTATTAGAGAATGGAAGCTTGCTTGTGATGAGAGGTAATACACAATCAAATTGGTTACATTCCTTACCTCTCTCGAGCAAAATAAATCATCCAAGAATAAATTTGACTTTTAGAACAATCATAGACGAACCAATCCATGACACAAAGTTGACTTAGATAACATACTAATTTAGTTATTAATAAGATTGATTTTTAGGTAAATCAATAATAATCATTAAATGGGGGCTGTCAAATGGGAAAGATTCTATTTGGAGTTCACTTGCCAGTTATGGGGTTTGATAAAACTAACCATGAGAAGAAAGGAATAGACGAATCGCCTAATACACGAGAACAGATATTATCTATTATAAAAAAGGCCGAACTTCTTGGATATGATTCATTAAGTGTAAATGATCACATCGTTTTTAGAACTAGCTGGTTAGATTCATTAAGTGTATTGTCTGTAGCAGCTGCAGTAACCGACAAGATAAAACTTGGGACTTCAATACTGAGTATAGTTGTAAGAACTCCTGTAATTTGTGCCAATGCTCTATCAGCCATAGACGTACTATCATCAGGACGCTTATTTGCAGCAGGAGTAGGACCTGGTTCACATAAAGGCGACTATGACGTATGTGGAATTCCTTTTGATCAGAGATGGAGTAGATTCGAAGAGGGATTAGAAATTTTGTATAAACTTTGGGATTATACACACGCAGAACAAAATTATGTATTAGATAAAGTAGATTATAATGGCAAACATTAGAAATTAGAGAAAGTATTTCTTGCACCTAAACCATATCAAAGACCTCATCCTCCTATTTTCATAGGAACTTGGGGATCATCAGAAGTAGGTCTAAAAAGAGTAGCAAAATATGGTGATGGTTGGATGGCATCTGCCTATAATATTACACCAGATGAGTTCAAAGAAAAATGGGATATACTTTTATCGTATAGAAAAAGATTAGGTAAAGATGCTGAATTATTTGAAAATTCCATTATGTCGATGTTTGGATACATTGATGATGACAAATACAAAGTTAGAAAAACGGTAAAAGATATTCTATCTCCTGCATTGGGAAGACCTGTAGAGCAGTTAGAAGATTCACTACTTTTTGGCTCTATCGAAGAATGCATCCAAAAGATAAATGCTTTTTATGAAGCTGGAGTCAAACGAATACATTTTTGGCCCATAAGTGATTTTGAAGAACAGATCGAAATTTTTAAGAAAGACATAGCTTGTAACTATTAGATTAAAAGAAAAGAGACAGATTAACAGAAGGTCCAAAGATTACATTTAGTTCACTACTCATAAAGTATGAGATATGGCTATTGCATTTACTATGTTAATTCCATGCTATTTCTTCTATTTATTCAATAAAGAATATTATCTCGTATTTCTTGTAGTAATTAAATGAGTGATAACCCAAACGATACCCGAATTAATAAGGTAAATACACGAATGCTGAAAACCATGTATGAGTCCCTTCAGAATAATCCTTCTGCAATGACAACAGCAACGTTTTATGTAAAATCGAATTGGAATGGTGGTTTTGGTGTTACTTCCAGTTCCAAAAATTTCAGCCTTGGTGGTAGAACCATGGAAAGGAATACAGAATACAAAATGGATTACGATTTTCCCATTCAATTTTCAGGTGAAGGAAGCGGTCCCACTGTTTGTGAGGTCTGTATGGGTAGCGTAGCTGCGTGTTTAATACAAACTATAGTAGTTCATGCTACATCAAGGGGGATCCTTATTGATAGCATTAATGTTGATGTAGAAGGTGATGTTAATTTGCGTGGTTTTACCGGCATAGATTCAAGTGTTAGACCCGGGGCCCAGCAGTTTAGAGTAAATCTGAATATCAATAGCAATACTGCATCAAAGGAGCAAATTGATGAACTATATGAAATTGGAAAAAAGTTTTCCCCTGCGTTTGACACATTAACCAACGGAACTTCAGTTGTTATGGTTGGCTCTGAATGACGATATCTAGACTCTAAAATAACCAATTTAAACATATTGAAGTGTCCGCAAATTAATGGCTACATTCTCCAGACAGTCCCTCATATATCAGTACGTTTGAATACTAAATATAATGGGACATTAGAAATGAATTTATTTGTAGATTCGTTTACCCAATTGCGTACCATTTTTCTTGTTCGAAACATGATAAATGCCTTGACGATTAATACTCTAACAAAATTTTGGGTACTAGGGGGTTTATTTCGGTACATAACAGGATTCAATCTGGTATTTCACATACAGAACTTTGGTTTTAAATTTTTAAAGACATTACAGAGGAAAATTGTAGTACTTAATCCGGGTTCGGTGGGCTTCAGGACGATATAGGTCTATATCATAGATTGTAATGAATGTTGTAAATGTTAATTTCAAATTTTTGAAGAATTTTGGTAATTTGAGTTATGAATTAAGAGTTGTTATCATATATCTACGCGTCCTAAACCCTTTAGAGCATATAGAAGATAAAATGAAGAGTTCGTTTCAATCCTTGTTCTATTGGAATAGTCTTTCATAGGGCATGTTCGTTAATATCCATTTTCTAATCCAATATCCCTAATTTTACCAATGATAGTGCTATTGAAAATAATCCAATATAGAGAAAGATGATAAACCAGATAGCACCATCTACTTCTTTTAGTCTCTTAATTTTATTCATTTCATCTGTTCTTTTTGTATATTACCATTAAATATATAATTTTTCAATCCTTGTTCTATTGGAATAGTCTTTCAGAGAGCCTAAGTAGGCGTACAATTGAGCACATTCTACATCATTTTTTACCATTATCCTCAGATACGTCATCGGTATTAGCTATTAATGAGACCCTAATTAAAGATCCAACGCTGCATATTTTCCTATAACAACAACTAATGCACTCATTGCTAAAGTTTTGATAGAATTCCTTTAATAATAATTTGATTGACAACACGCTCTTATTGTCACAAAGGACTTAACTCTAGTTATATCAGAGTCGGTGCAAAAGATTCTTTTGAGAAAGTAGGTCTGTAATGCACCACTTATGATATCTACTATTCACCTAACCTAGAAAAACACTATGCTGTAATACAAAAAGGGTACTCAAAGTTCAAATCAACATTATCTTGCAAAACTAACGGGCCCGGTGGATTTAGTAATAGATAAATTATGAGTCTAGTTGGTATGAAAATTTGATCAGAATGAGCTGATTAGTAATAAATAAATCTTTTGGCTGGTGCTAAATACCAGTGGATACCTGCGGTTAAATAGTATAATAACACAAATTATTACAATGTCTAAAAACGATAAAAGAGAAAATTATGACCAAACTTCGTCTTTAAATAACAAAAATGTCGATAATCAACAAGATATTTACCAAAATAACCAAAGATTATATAATA
This Candidatus Nitrosocosmicus oleophilus DNA region includes the following protein-coding sequences:
- a CDS encoding adenylate/guanylate cyclase domain-containing protein; the encoded protein is MRYIISELLISKIENNNDKKNRVQSKLILVKELNEVLSIENAATLRIASRIDKTPIRGLKQVLRRHLKVTNIQKIRLRDIISQFGEKPTDKKTDLLSLFVTTNVNPTHSEINLSENSKIEEQKKDLKHSLPEDYEIIQLRQDFAINHGELRAYESLIENMQKIDIPNKQKNLSLLEKSMKEEELMVYWYKTHTPLILDNLWPKVIHSTVRRGQNFLLSHVGTKIPIIIIYADLVGSTKMSMTLPIDNLVSIVRIFDYHISNVVDTLGGYVLKYAGDAVISFFPSHIDNQNKYSASDTAIESGKLMIKSIQEEVNSFMHKIYKFPELSVKIGIDAGENAIVQFGYDQRSPIDILGYGMNVASKIMSITSPNKVSIGENIYKSLDPDLQNEFHELTIPNERWKYVNYGTKKPYKLYTSNT
- a CDS encoding OsmC family protein, encoding MSDNPNDTRINKVNTRMLKTMYESLQNNPSAMTTATFYVKSNWNGGFGVTSSSKNFSLGGRTMERNTEYKMDYDFPIQFSGEGSGPTVCEVCMGSVAACLIQTIVVHATSRGILIDSINVDVEGDVNLRGFTGIDSSVRPGAQQFRVNLNINSNTASKEQIDELYEIGKKFSPAFDTLTNGTSVVMVGSE
- a CDS encoding cysteine hydrolase family protein, yielding MFKVTLPNGRTIVPALVVVDMQNGFVSKGGSYDIIGYNTALYREVIPKIKDSIEFCRSMGIPVFYTEAVKEESGIDILTNVHNILPKSRQERLKVPICVRGTWDGLTIDELKPDKKDPVVIKRRDSAFQDTDFRIMLQSQSINFLIFTGIDTSICVETSLREGFNIGYDVAIISDATASGDKRHYETTLERVRDYYGIVMDTEKFKEVIGKLDKMRKGEAKAFVGSQEEAKAWLEEFNLLDPRGFPSEQVNL
- a CDS encoding LLM class flavin-dependent oxidoreductase; its protein translation is MGKILFGVHLPVMGFDKTNHEKKGIDESPNTREQILSIIKKAELLGYDSLSVNDHIVFRTSWLDSLSVLSVAAAVTDKIKLGTSILSIVVRTPVICANALSAIDVLSSGRLFAAGVGPGSHKGDYDVCGIPFDQRWSRFEEGLEILYKLWDYTHAEQNYVLDKVDYNGKH
- a CDS encoding alpha-ketoglutarate-dependent dioxygenase AlkB family protein — protein: MNLFNDKFVNVLNKDGEANYYGIIMTTSEANTYYNLLLKNINWKNDEALYHGRHIVTKRKVAWYGDQGFLYTYSNTTKQALPWTNELIDLKRKTELITNSQFNSCLLNLYHDGNEGMTWHSDDEKSLGKNTVIASLSFGAERKFSFKHRRTRQTISLLLENGSLLVMRGNTQSNWLHSLPLSSKINHPRINLTFRTIIDEPIHDTKLT